The following nucleotide sequence is from Pseudonocardia abyssalis.
GCGCGCTGAGGGAAGCGGAGCTGCGGGGCTGCGATGCCGACGTCGCCGAGTTCCCCGACGAGGAGACGCCACTTCGCAACGCGCTCTGGTACTGCGACATGGTCACGGGCCCGGAGGGACAGCGGTTGACGGTCGACGACCGCCTTGCCAAGATCCGGAACCGCTACGGGCCGCAGAGCCTCGACGGTAGGTTTCTCGACATCGCGCAGCCCGAGCTGATCGCCGCGGTCGGGCGGACCGTCGTGCGCTACACCGCAGCTCGGCGGCGACGACTTGGAACGGACTGCGGGCCTCACGCTCGGCCGAATCGATCGAGCCTGGCCTACTCATTGGACGCTGCGGTAGACGGTCGAGAAGGCCCGCAGAAGCCCGCTGGTCCGCCTCCGAGACCCATGCCGCGTATACCCGCAGCATCGTCGTCCCGCCGCCCGAGCCGGCCCGCAACCGTCCGCACGTCGACACCCCGCGATCAGCTCCGTGGCCGAGTAGTGCCGCAGCTTGTGGATTGTCGTCTTGATGCCGATCCGGCGCGCCAGCCGTGAGTACCGCTGTCCGACCGTCGTCGGCTTCAGGTGCGTCGAGCCGTCCACGTCGCGCGAGAACATGAAGCCGTCGGCGGGCAGTTCGAAGCCCAAGCCGGCGCACAGATCCATGTACCGCTGCCGGTGACCGGCCAGCAGCGCCACCGTGTCCGGATCCAGGGCGATCCGGCGGTGCTGGTGGGTCTTGGTGTCCTTCTCCCACGTCTCCCCGTCGAGCTGGGCGATCGAGCGCGCGACGGTCAGCACCCCGTTCACGACGTCGAGGTCGTTCCAGCGCAAGGCGCACAGCTCGCCGCGGCGGAAGCCGGTCACCATCGTCAGCCACACGAGCACGGCCCAGTCCGGATCGCTCCACGCCTCGTTCAGGATGCGGGCCGCCTCGTCCGCGCTGGGCGGCTGCGGCTTGGCCGCCGGCTGCGGCGGGGCCTGGGCGTGCTCGATGGGGTTGGTCGAGAGCCAGCGCCAACGCACGGCCCGCTTCAGGGCACCGCTGAGGATGACGTGGATCTGCCGGATGGTCGACCGGGACAGGCCGCGGCAGCGGTGCGGGCCACAGTGGTGGTCGCAGTTGTGCGGGCCACAGTGGTGGTCGCAGTTGTGCGGGCCACAGTGGTGGTCGCAGTTGTGCGGGCGCACGGTCCGGTGCTCGACGAAGGGCCGCCGGTTGCAGTGCGATCGGCAGCGGCGCAGCTCGGCGTAGAACGAGTCGAACACCGCGGCCCGCAGTGCACCGACCTTCTGCTTGCCGATCAGCGGCACGATGTGGGTCCGCGCGAGCGTCCGGTACGTCGACAGCGTGCTGGGCTCGACCTCGAGCAGCTCGAAGTGCTCGGTCAGCAGCTGCTCGACGGTGGCCGTGGTGCGCGGGTTGCGCTCCTCGTCGACCTGAACGGCGAGCCGGCGCAGGGCCTTGTCCGCCTCGACGGCTGCGCGGGGGCCGGCCGGGATGATCTCGCGGAGGTAGTGCCGGCGCTTCGTAAGCGGGTCCTGGCCGGCGTAGACGACGACCCGGAGCGACCCGCTAGGGAGCTGCTCGATGCGGCCCTTGGAACGGGCCCGGCGTCGCGGCGCCGTGGAGGTCATGATGCAACGCTAGAGCGGTTTCGCACCACGAACGGCACCATGACCGTCGGTGTGGGCAACTCAAACGGAGTGTTTCCGCTGGTGAAGAAGGGTGGAGCTGAGGGGATTCGAACCCCTGACCCCTTGACTGCCAGTCAAGTGCGCTACCAGCTGCGCCACAGCCCCTTGCCTCGAAGAAGTTACACGAGCCCCGATTTCCGGCGACAACCGGGGCGCCCTCACCTAGCTTCGCCCCGTGCAACCTGCCGACATCGCCCGCATCGTGTCCGTGTCCGCTCCCGCCCTGTCCCCGGACGGTCGCCGGGTGGCGTTCACGGTCACCCGCGTCGACCTCGCCGCCAACCGCTACCGCAGCGCGGTGTGGCTGGCGGACGTCGACGGGGGTACCGCTCCGTACCCGATCACCAGCGGCGATGACGGGAACCCGAGGTGGTCGCCGGACGGGCGGCGGTTGGCGTTCACCCGGGCCGACGACGACGGCGGTGGATCGCTGCGGGTCGTGCCGGTCGGCGGGCCCGGGGAGACCGTGACGGTGTGCGCGCGGCCGGAGGCGGTCGAGTCGCCGGCGTGGTCCCCGGACGGCACGCGGATCGCGTTCGCCTCCCGGGAGCGGGCGAAGCGCTACGGCCAGGGCGACGACGAGCGGGCCCGGCCGCCGCGGCGCATCGACCGGCTGTTCTCCCGTGTCGACGGCACGGGCTGGACGATCGACCGGCCGCGCGGGGTGTTCGTCGTCGCCGCGGACGGGTCGGGCACGCCGGTGCAGGTGGCGGGCGGGCCGCACGACCACGACGGCGACCCGGCGTGGTCGCCGGACGGCGAGCGGCTGGTCGTCTCCGCCGTCCGCCGCCCCGACGGCGACCTCGACCTCCGCGCCGACCTGCACGTCCTCGACCCCACCGGCCGCACCGAGCCGCGGCCGCTCACCGATTCGGCCCGCTCGCTGTGGATGCCCGCCTACTCCCCCGACGGCGCCCGGATCGCCGCGCTGTCCGACGACGTGCGGATCATCCCCTCGCACAACCACGTCACCGTGATCGACGCGGAGACCGGCGCGGAGACACCCGTCAGCACCGCACTCGACCGCCAGTGCGCCCCGTTCCCCGGCGCCCGCCCGCCGCTGTGGTCGGGCGGGGACGTCCTGTTCCCGGTCGAGGACCACGGCGACGTGCATGTCTACCGGGTGCGCCCCGGGGCCGCCCCCGAACGGGTCCTCGGCGGCACCCGCGCGATCCGCGGCTTCGACGCCGTCGGAGACACGATCGCGTTCGTCGCCTCCACCCCCACCGCACCCGGCGAACTGTTCGTCCGCGGCCCCGACGGCGCCGAGCGGCGGCTCACCCACCTCGGTGCGGGCCTCCCGACGGCGCTCGAACCGGAGCGCTTCACCGTCGACGGGGTGGACGCCTGGATCCTCCGCCCCGACGGTGACGACCTGCCGGTCCTGCTCTCCGTCCACGGCGGCCCGATGACGCAGTACCCCAACGCCTGGTTCGACGAGTTCCAGATGTGGGCCGCCGCCGGGTACGCCGTGGTCTGGTGCAACCCGCACGGCTCCACCGGCGACACCGAGGCGTTCTCCCGCGAGATCCGCGCGCCCGAGGCCACCGAGCACCCGGGGTCGGGCTGGGCGGGCCGGGCCGCGCAGGACGTCCTCGCCGTCCTCGACGCGGCACTCGCGCGCCACTCGGAGCTGGACGCGGGGAGGGTCGGCGTCCTCGGCGGATCCTACGGCGGCTACCTCACGACCTGGCTGGTCGCGCACACCGACCGGTTCGCCGCCGCCTGCAGCGAGCGCGCGGCCAACAACCTGGAGTCGCTGGAGTGGGACTCCGACGCCGCGGGCCTGTTCCGCCACGAGATCGGCGTGGGCCACCTCGACGCGCCGGAGGTGTACCGGGCCCAGTCACCGGTGCACCGGGTTCGCGACATCCGCACACCGCTGCTGATCCTGCACTCCGACGGCGACCTGCGGTGCCCGCCGAGCCAGGCCGACCAGCTCTACGTCGCGCTGCGCCTGCTCGGCCGCGACGTCGAGTACTGGCGGTTCCCCGAGGAGGGCCACGAGCTCTCGCGCGCGGGATCGCCGCGGCACCGCATCCAGCGCGCGGAGCTGATCCTCGACTTCTTCGGGCGCCGGCTCGGGGGGACCCGACCCGAGGCCGACTGGCTCCGGTAGGCGGTCGACGGTGGTCAGTCGACGACGGCGGTGACCTCGGCCTCGACCAGGATCCCCGGCTCGAACAGGATCTCGACGCCGATCAGGGCCGCGGGCGGGGTCGAGATCCCGAGCTCGCGCCCCGCCTGCTCGACGCCTGCGGTGAAGTCGTCGTACATCTCCCGCTTCCAGCCCGCCGCGTACCAGGTGAAGCGGACGACGTCGTCGAACGTCGCCCCCGCCGCCGCCAGCGCCCGACCGACGTTGCGGTACACCTGCACCACCTGGCCGGTCAGGTCGCCGGGCCCGACGAGGTCACCGTTCCCGTCCCAGGCCACCTGCCCCGCGACGTACACGTGTCTGCTGCCCGTGGCGACGGCGACGTGGTGGTAGAGGGGGACGACCGGATGGCCGTCGGGATTGATCAGGGAGACCGTCATCACCGCTCCTTATAACTTCACGCTTGAAGTGACACCACCATCACCCACTTCACGTGTGAAGTCAAACGCCGTCGTAGAGTGACCCGATGACCGCCACGCCCTGGCTCGATCCCGAGGAGAAGGAGGCCTGGACCGGGGTGATCTCGATCGCCCTGCTGCTGCCGGGGCGGCTGGAGGCGCCGCTGCAGCGCGCGGCGGGGATCACGCTCTTCGAGTACATGACGCTCAGCCACCTCTCCGAGGCACCCGACCGCAGGATCCGGATGAGCGGGCTGGCCTTCCTGGCCAACGGCTCGCTCTCGCGCCTGTCGAACGTGGTCAAGCGGCTCGAGCGGCGGGGCTGGGTGCAGCGCAGCCCCGACCCGGACGACGGCCGCTACACCCTCGCCGTCCTCACCGACGCAGGCCAGGAGGTGGTCGTCGCCGCTGCGCCGGAGCACGTGCGCTCGGTGCGGGAGCTGGTGCTCGACCCCCTCACCCGCTCCGACCGGCAGGCCCTCGCCCGCATCGCCGCCAAGCTGCGGATCCGTCCCGGCGACCGCCGCGACGACGACCCGCACTGACCCCCGACCGGCTCAGGACGCCAGCGCCTTCTGCAGCCAGCCCGTGTCGCTGATGTCGACGCGGGCGCCGTCGAGCAGGACCGTCGGCGTGCCGAAGTCGCCGTCGGCGTTCCGCAGGGCGGCGTCGGAGGTGGCCGCCTCGGAGACGGACGCGACGGCGTCGGCGTTGGCGGCCCCGCCGATGCAGGCCCCGAGGTCGGCGCCCAGCTCCGTGCCGAACGCGGTGAGCTGCTCGTCGGTGAGGCCGGAGCTGCGCTCGGCGGGCTGCTCGTCGAACAGGCGGGAGTGGTACGCCGGGTAGATGCCGGCGGGTACGGCACACAGGGCGGCGTTGGCGGCGCGGGAGGAGTAGCCGACGGGGTCGGTCAGCTCATCGAGGATCGCGACGGAGTGGTA
It contains:
- a CDS encoding tyrosine-type recombinase/integrase — its product is MTSTAPRRRARSKGRIEQLPSGSLRVVVYAGQDPLTKRRHYLREIIPAGPRAAVEADKALRRLAVQVDEERNPRTTATVEQLLTEHFELLEVEPSTLSTYRTLARTHIVPLIGKQKVGALRAAVFDSFYAELRRCRSHCNRRPFVEHRTVRPHNCDHHCGPHNCDHHCGPHNCDHHCGPHRCRGLSRSTIRQIHVILSGALKRAVRWRWLSTNPIEHAQAPPQPAAKPQPPSADEAARILNEAWSDPDWAVLVWLTMVTGFRRGELCALRWNDLDVVNGVLTVARSIAQLDGETWEKDTKTHQHRRIALDPDTVALLAGHRQRYMDLCAGLGFELPADGFMFSRDVDGSTHLKPTTVGQRYSRLARRIGIKTTIHKLRHYSATELIAGCRRADGCGPARAAGRRCCGYTRHGSRRRTSGLLRAFSTVYRSVQ
- a CDS encoding RidA family protein is translated as MTVSLINPDGHPVVPLYHHVAVATGSRHVYVAGQVAWDGNGDLVGPGDLTGQVVQVYRNVGRALAAAGATFDDVVRFTWYAAGWKREMYDDFTAGVEQAGRELGISTPPAALIGVEILFEPGILVEAEVTAVVD
- a CDS encoding DsbA family protein, producing MGGASRNEKKRKQEAANARLRAAGITPRKGQQTGDGKRTTFIAVAVLAVVALVVGVVVLVTRDSGDTASAPTYTASTADGVVTAGSGPIVVDVYEDFLCPVCERFEERYGQELTDAMNAGQITVRYHSVAILDELTDPVGYSSRAANAALCAVPAGIYPAYHSRLFDEQPAERSSGLTDEQLTAFGTELGADLGACIGGAANADAVASVSEAATSDAALRNADGDFGTPTVLLDGARVDISDTGWLQKALAS
- a CDS encoding S9 family peptidase, with product MQPADIARIVSVSAPALSPDGRRVAFTVTRVDLAANRYRSAVWLADVDGGTAPYPITSGDDGNPRWSPDGRRLAFTRADDDGGGSLRVVPVGGPGETVTVCARPEAVESPAWSPDGTRIAFASRERAKRYGQGDDERARPPRRIDRLFSRVDGTGWTIDRPRGVFVVAADGSGTPVQVAGGPHDHDGDPAWSPDGERLVVSAVRRPDGDLDLRADLHVLDPTGRTEPRPLTDSARSLWMPAYSPDGARIAALSDDVRIIPSHNHVTVIDAETGAETPVSTALDRQCAPFPGARPPLWSGGDVLFPVEDHGDVHVYRVRPGAAPERVLGGTRAIRGFDAVGDTIAFVASTPTAPGELFVRGPDGAERRLTHLGAGLPTALEPERFTVDGVDAWILRPDGDDLPVLLSVHGGPMTQYPNAWFDEFQMWAAAGYAVVWCNPHGSTGDTEAFSREIRAPEATEHPGSGWAGRAAQDVLAVLDAALARHSELDAGRVGVLGGSYGGYLTTWLVAHTDRFAAACSERAANNLESLEWDSDAAGLFRHEIGVGHLDAPEVYRAQSPVHRVRDIRTPLLILHSDGDLRCPPSQADQLYVALRLLGRDVEYWRFPEEGHELSRAGSPRHRIQRAELILDFFGRRLGGTRPEADWLR
- a CDS encoding MarR family winged helix-turn-helix transcriptional regulator, which encodes MTATPWLDPEEKEAWTGVISIALLLPGRLEAPLQRAAGITLFEYMTLSHLSEAPDRRIRMSGLAFLANGSLSRLSNVVKRLERRGWVQRSPDPDDGRYTLAVLTDAGQEVVVAAAPEHVRSVRELVLDPLTRSDRQALARIAAKLRIRPGDRRDDDPH